One part of the Mariniflexile litorale genome encodes these proteins:
- a CDS encoding RagB/SusD family nutrient uptake outer membrane protein, producing the protein MKKLFYLMLIAVFTLVNTACEKDFLEVESPSSVDEDFVFGSPSEATKVLSGFYDTWYDLDKRLHYVTEATGSDSEYHPETFAGQTARHIPEGLFPSEGSINDGDATGTWNDCFLLVNRANIMIEALEEKPEVQAALAAGVPSQWSQIYGEAVCHRANAYRLVVRYFGDVPYYDYAIKTRSQSDTLKWSSRDVVYEKSIAAVQKVIPLMYRLGSGGIQAERFSGTYADHLVARMAFDAGGFQTRRTDFDYGNVSFEQWGVDNATWQAKYVRRTDWKDFMAIAKTHYLNVVNNPGTLKLIETDERGPKFNNPFQRNWQYQMDLEVSPESIYESGYSQGNNSDFPYSFGRGSGGGGSNAYPCKAYGQGRLHVTYAYGDFDKDDKRRDVTVVFTANSGAASEILTDFSPGSREKGSFTMNKLDESRMKVPYTAAQRRSGINWQQERMGIDMLMLAYVSAVLGDEATARTYFKKVRSRAFSAANQAIKVEAYVNAMSGDALIEGIQQELKLETGGEGKRRWDMTLMGIMPKKIVELRQKQRAMVAGLKANGYYTFANGLTISDTIWTKKVDIKAFAALHGTTSNLLTTQSPENITTADPMYPVLVPGWRGTSDTFASYIATLPSNKVHLAIRGLFEYIAPGSPTALALEADGYVKTPWAVNIRANESQYTEDIFKGYPDDFYTSGQPPRYVRAVPFETLQTSPTFTQGYGHASE; encoded by the coding sequence ATGAAAAAATTGTTTTATTTAATGCTTATCGCTGTGTTTACGTTGGTAAATACAGCTTGCGAAAAAGACTTTTTGGAAGTGGAATCCCCATCGAGTGTTGATGAAGATTTTGTATTTGGTTCTCCTAGTGAAGCAACCAAGGTGTTGTCTGGTTTTTATGATACGTGGTATGATCTTGATAAAAGATTACATTATGTTACAGAAGCCACAGGATCTGATTCTGAATATCATCCTGAAACCTTTGCAGGACAAACTGCTCGCCACATCCCTGAAGGATTGTTTCCTAGTGAGGGGAGTATTAATGATGGTGATGCGACAGGTACATGGAATGACTGTTTTCTTCTTGTAAATCGAGCTAATATTATGATTGAAGCATTAGAAGAGAAGCCAGAGGTACAAGCAGCTTTAGCGGCAGGAGTACCGAGTCAATGGTCACAAATTTATGGGGAAGCTGTATGTCATCGTGCCAATGCTTATAGATTGGTAGTACGATATTTTGGAGATGTTCCATATTATGACTATGCTATTAAAACTAGGTCGCAGTCAGATACTTTAAAATGGTCTTCTCGTGATGTTGTTTATGAGAAATCGATTGCTGCAGTTCAAAAAGTAATTCCATTAATGTATAGATTAGGAAGTGGAGGTATTCAAGCCGAACGTTTTTCTGGAACTTATGCCGATCATTTAGTTGCAAGAATGGCATTTGATGCAGGAGGTTTTCAAACCCGTCGTACAGATTTTGATTATGGAAACGTATCTTTTGAACAATGGGGAGTAGATAACGCTACTTGGCAAGCCAAGTATGTTAGACGTACCGATTGGAAAGATTTTATGGCTATAGCTAAAACACATTATCTAAATGTTGTTAATAATCCTGGTACTTTAAAATTAATTGAAACGGATGAGAGAGGACCTAAATTTAATAATCCATTCCAACGTAACTGGCAATATCAAATGGATTTAGAAGTAAGTCCTGAATCAATATATGAGTCTGGTTATTCTCAAGGAAACAATTCAGATTTCCCGTATTCATTTGGTCGTGGTTCTGGAGGAGGTGGTTCCAATGCCTATCCATGTAAAGCGTATGGGCAGGGGCGCCTTCACGTAACTTACGCTTATGGCGATTTTGATAAAGATGATAAACGTAGAGATGTTACAGTAGTTTTTACAGCTAATTCTGGTGCTGCTTCTGAAATATTGACAGATTTCAGTCCAGGTAGCCGTGAAAAAGGTAGTTTTACTATGAATAAGTTGGATGAATCTCGAATGAAAGTGCCTTATACTGCCGCGCAACGTAGATCTGGTATTAACTGGCAACAAGAGCGTATGGGTATTGACATGTTAATGCTTGCATATGTATCTGCAGTTTTAGGTGATGAAGCTACGGCCAGAACTTACTTTAAAAAAGTACGTAGTCGTGCATTCTCCGCTGCAAACCAAGCAATAAAAGTTGAAGCTTACGTAAATGCTATGTCGGGAGATGCATTAATAGAAGGTATTCAGCAAGAACTTAAATTAGAAACAGGTGGCGAAGGAAAAAGACGTTGGGATATGACGCTTATGGGGATCATGCCAAAAAAAATTGTAGAATTACGCCAAAAACAAAGGGCTATGGTTGCTGGCTTAAAAGCTAATGGTTATTATACATTTGCAAACGGCTTAACTATATCTGATACTATTTGGACTAAAAAAGTTGATATTAAAGCATTTGCTGCGCTACACGGTACAACATCAAATTTGTTAACAACGCAATCTCCTGAGAATATTACAACAGCAGATCCTATGTATCCTGTTTTAGTACCAGGGTGGAGAGGGACAAGTGATACGTTTGCTAGTTATATAGCTACGCTTCCAAGTAATAAAGTTCACCTTGCGATTCGTGGATTATTTGAATATATAGCTCCTGGTTCACCAACGGCATTAGCACTTGAGGCTGATGGTTATGTTAAGACTCCATGGGCTGTAAATATTAGAGCTAACGAATCTCAATATACTGAAGATATTTTTAAAGGATATCCAGATGATTTTTATACATCAGGACAACCACCACGTTATGTGAGAGCGGTTCCTTTTGAAACACTTCAAACATCACCTACTTTTACTCAAGGATACGGTCACGCATCTGAGTAA
- a CDS encoding glycoside hydrolase family 88 protein translates to MKFLKHIFFIALILFSNNLLTNCKQEKKEGNILEATKQLVISDTLKWSERMALSIIKRNPEAWDIDHIPEPKWEYKVGLVLTAYERLYAKTKNEKYYNYIKDFVDMMIDSTGTIKGYELESYNIDLINSGKLLFNLYDKTKDERYLKALKLLRSQLDGHPRTASNGFWHKNIYPNQMWLDGLYMGEPFYARYTMEFEEGENLNDIAHQFKLLHDKTFDKNTGLYFHAWDESKKMPWANKETGCAPNIWLRALGWYAMALVDVLDYMPKEHPKHEQLVHYLNELAEAVSDFQDASGLWYQVPNMQDREGNYLESSGSSMFAYAFAKGAHKGYLPAKFEDIANKAFDGLIKERIEIDEDGEIHLTKTCKSAGLGGNPYRDGSYEYYLSEPILTDNSHGLGPFIMAATELNR, encoded by the coding sequence ATGAAATTTTTAAAGCACATATTCTTTATTGCTCTTATTCTATTTAGTAATAATTTACTTACTAATTGTAAACAAGAAAAAAAAGAGGGTAATATTTTAGAAGCAACAAAACAGTTAGTTATTTCAGATACATTAAAATGGTCTGAACGTATGGCACTTTCTATTATAAAACGTAACCCAGAAGCATGGGATATCGATCATATTCCTGAACCAAAATGGGAGTATAAAGTAGGGTTGGTTTTAACGGCTTACGAAAGACTTTATGCCAAAACTAAAAACGAAAAATATTATAATTATATCAAAGATTTTGTTGATATGATGATTGACAGTACAGGTACTATTAAAGGGTATGAACTAGAAAGTTATAATATAGATTTAATAAATTCTGGAAAGCTACTTTTTAATCTATATGATAAAACTAAGGACGAAAGATATTTAAAAGCTTTAAAACTATTAAGAAGTCAATTAGATGGTCACCCAAGAACAGCTTCTAATGGCTTTTGGCACAAAAATATATATCCTAACCAAATGTGGTTAGATGGTCTATATATGGGTGAGCCTTTTTATGCCCGCTATACAATGGAGTTTGAAGAAGGTGAGAATCTTAACGATATAGCTCATCAATTTAAACTCTTACATGACAAAACTTTTGATAAAAATACTGGCTTGTATTTTCATGCCTGGGATGAAAGTAAAAAAATGCCATGGGCCAATAAAGAAACTGGCTGCGCACCTAATATATGGTTAAGAGCGTTAGGTTGGTATGCTATGGCATTAGTTGATGTTTTAGATTATATGCCAAAAGAACACCCTAAACATGAGCAATTGGTTCATTATTTAAATGAATTAGCCGAAGCTGTTAGTGATTTTCAAGACGCATCTGGGTTATGGTATCAAGTACCAAATATGCAAGATAGAGAAGGGAATTATTTAGAATCTTCTGGTTCATCCATGTTTGCGTATGCTTTTGCTAAAGGGGCACACAAAGGATATCTACCTGCCAAATTTGAAGATATAGCCAATAAAGCCTTTGACGGTTTAATAAAAGAACGCATAGAAATTGATGAAGATGGTGAAATTCATCTTACAAAAACGTGTAAAAGTGCTGGTTTAGGAGGAAATCCTTATAGAGACGGTTCATATGAATATTATCTAAGTGAGCCTATTTTAACAGATAATTCTCATGGATTGGGACCATTTATTATGGCTGCTACAGAGTTAAATAGATAA
- a CDS encoding altronate dehydratase family protein, protein MQKKIMKVNASDNVAVALVNLQAGEVISFEGADVKVLSYTKSKHKIALEKFESGDRIIMYGVLVGSANGVIEKGDVLTTENVKHQSEKVFGRTESFSWTAPNVDKWKDKTFLGYHREDGQVGTENVWLFFPLVFCENRNIEILKEVFEKELLKEKETSHQLLLRSLVSGDIQEAVVEKESEKVFNNIDVKFITHPGGCGAIRQDSESLAKLLAGYVHNPNVAGVTVLSLGCQNLQISVFKDALNAINPNLKKPVLIFEQQQMGTVNEMLTAIVKESFAAIKEANNAKREPAPLSKLRVGLECGGSDGFSGISANPTLGAVSDLLAALNGTAVLAEFPELCGVEQELVNRCVDDEDGKKFLKLMQAYEKSVVDAGSGFDMNPSPGNIKDGLITDAMKSAGAAKKGGTSPVQDVLDYGEYITKPGLNLLCTPGNDVESTTGLVGSGANVVLFTTGLGTPTGNPIAPIIKVSSNTELAERMPDIIDIETGAVIRGEKTIEEMADEMLEFIIKVASGEVQTKAKLLNQNDFIPWRRGVSL, encoded by the coding sequence ATGCAAAAGAAAATCATGAAAGTAAATGCATCAGATAATGTTGCAGTTGCTTTAGTAAATTTACAAGCAGGAGAAGTTATTTCCTTTGAAGGTGCAGATGTTAAAGTACTGTCATACACAAAATCGAAGCATAAAATAGCTTTAGAAAAATTTGAATCAGGCGATAGAATCATCATGTATGGTGTTCTTGTAGGTTCAGCCAATGGAGTTATTGAAAAAGGAGATGTTTTAACAACTGAAAATGTAAAACATCAAAGTGAAAAAGTATTTGGAAGAACAGAGTCGTTTAGCTGGACAGCTCCAAATGTTGATAAATGGAAAGATAAAACCTTTTTAGGTTATCATAGAGAAGACGGTCAAGTAGGTACAGAAAATGTGTGGTTGTTTTTCCCATTAGTATTCTGTGAAAATAGAAATATAGAAATTTTAAAAGAAGTTTTTGAAAAAGAACTTTTAAAAGAAAAAGAAACATCACACCAATTATTACTTCGTTCATTAGTTAGCGGAGATATACAGGAAGCTGTAGTTGAAAAAGAATCTGAAAAAGTATTTAATAATATCGATGTAAAATTTATTACACATCCAGGAGGTTGTGGAGCGATTAGACAAGATTCTGAAAGTTTGGCAAAATTATTAGCTGGTTATGTACACAATCCAAATGTTGCAGGTGTAACAGTTCTAAGTTTAGGGTGCCAAAACCTTCAAATAAGTGTTTTTAAAGATGCTTTGAATGCTATTAATCCAAATTTGAAAAAGCCAGTCCTTATTTTTGAACAACAACAAATGGGAACCGTTAACGAGATGTTAACAGCAATAGTTAAAGAATCTTTCGCAGCAATTAAAGAAGCCAATAATGCTAAGCGTGAGCCAGCTCCTTTATCTAAACTGCGCGTAGGTTTAGAGTGTGGTGGTTCAGATGGATTCTCAGGGATATCAGCAAACCCAACTTTAGGTGCAGTATCCGATTTATTAGCAGCCCTTAACGGAACTGCAGTGTTAGCAGAATTCCCAGAATTATGCGGTGTAGAACAAGAGTTGGTAAACCGATGTGTTGACGACGAGGATGGTAAGAAGTTTTTAAAATTAATGCAAGCTTATGAAAAATCGGTTGTCGATGCAGGCTCAGGGTTTGATATGAATCCATCACCAGGAAACATTAAAGACGGTTTAATAACCGATGCGATGAAATCTGCTGGTGCTGCTAAAAAAGGAGGTACATCGCCTGTACAAGATGTTTTAGATTATGGGGAGTATATTACTAAACCAGGTCTTAATTTATTATGTACTCCAGGTAATGATGTGGAAAGTACAACAGGTTTAGTAGGTTCTGGAGCTAATGTGGTTTTATTCACTACAGGTTTAGGAACTCCAACAGGAAACCCCATTGCTCCAATTATAAAAGTTTCTTCAAATACTGAACTAGCAGAACGTATGCCCGATATTATTGATATTGAGACAGGAGCGGTAATTCGCGGTGAAAAAACAATAGAAGAAATGGCTGATGAAATGCTTGAATTCATCATTAAAGTGGCTAGTGGGGAAGTTCAAACTAAAGCAAAATTGTTAAATCAAAATGACTTTATTCCTTGGAGACGAGGTGTGTCTTTATAA
- a CDS encoding TonB-dependent receptor: MKTKLNFKYCFLLLGIIFYLPIHGQNTSIVKGIISDEFGIPLPGVSVIVKNTTKGTATDFDGNYSIAVNANDVLVFSFLGYKTQEIAVKGQSTIDLNLLEDKNVLDEVVVIGYGSTTRRDVTGSIASVSAADIVKAPVANVAQAIQGQLPGVRITTQDGRPGASISIRVRGGGSISQSNQPLIIVDGFPVDNLDNIPGNQIQSIDVLKDASSTAIYGARGANGVVIVTTKSGKSGKPKVTYDGYTQFSTIPEYLPVMNGYEYIKYNWAYASAIAEKYSEAWERMWNIGNYSGSNPEGIEHYRNVESRDYTKELFNSAFTYNHNFNISGGSDNTKYLLAFNQLDQEGNKVASYFKRTNVSLKLDQKLGDKINLTFNTRFSQTSEGDNDGDGDAYYFRPINFDDILGDSVVTSNTLLGDYQSLIYEEYSPIADLLNNQTDGKKRNLVANTGLSWEIVNGLTVNTELSLTNSWSDYKKWEGGPRQSFTDPITGEPTQGKAEVKLSQGWNYRWANTLNYQVQGLGDAHKLSALAGYEVADSGGFFSEVKSERFPLSYDAERAWNNMQGYFKDSEDGSKYHSYKTEGKTPSRLQSLFGRLNYGFNDKYLITATFRADGSSRFAPTNQWGYFPAGAIAWRASEEDFLKDVSWLDDLKVRFSYGTVGSDGINAELWKQNWAAGEENTFSINENIQPIYEPATGQLANPNLKWETTITRNLGFDYTLFNGKLSGAVELYKNTVKDLLIFIPTSPFTSFTDITDNIGQTSNKGIEVSFRGDIINSEDFNLRGSFNINFNKGNVDELSSAVDGRYGNYLLEVGSPVGLIRGYKADGIYTTSDFDYNPVNQEYTIKPGVVDIGDGVIANIYGTIGYKPGSQTAYPGVQKYKDISGPDGSGPDGIVDINDKGIIGDTNPIHTGGFSLSGNYRAFDFGADFAWSYGNDIVNSQHRAAYTGSKESGLFRNRIKELTGHYKIYDVINGQMTRITEPAALDALNVNATTYLPYGETGVFSDYFVEDGSYLRLNTLTLGYTLPESATNKFGLDRIRFYGSVYNVFTLTGYSGFDPEINVDDNDDDSKSYPTPGDDSNAYPRPRTFTFGVNIEF; encoded by the coding sequence ATGAAGACAAAACTGAATTTCAAATATTGTTTCCTTTTATTAGGAATAATATTTTACTTGCCAATTCATGGGCAAAACACATCCATAGTAAAAGGAATCATTTCAGATGAATTTGGAATACCATTACCTGGAGTGTCGGTAATTGTGAAAAACACAACAAAAGGAACTGCAACAGATTTTGATGGGAATTACTCAATAGCTGTTAATGCTAATGATGTATTAGTATTTAGTTTTCTTGGGTATAAAACTCAAGAAATTGCAGTTAAAGGTCAATCTACAATAGACTTAAATTTATTAGAAGATAAAAATGTCTTAGACGAAGTGGTTGTAATAGGATACGGTTCAACCACAAGACGTGATGTTACTGGATCTATTGCTTCAGTCTCGGCCGCAGACATTGTAAAAGCTCCTGTGGCAAATGTTGCTCAAGCGATACAGGGGCAGTTGCCTGGTGTAAGAATTACAACCCAAGATGGTCGTCCTGGGGCAAGTATATCGATACGCGTACGTGGGGGCGGATCGATATCTCAAAGTAATCAACCGCTTATTATAGTTGATGGATTTCCTGTTGATAATTTAGATAACATTCCAGGTAATCAAATTCAAAGTATTGATGTACTTAAAGACGCTTCTTCTACAGCTATCTACGGAGCACGGGGAGCAAATGGAGTTGTTATTGTAACTACAAAAAGCGGAAAATCAGGAAAACCAAAAGTTACTTATGATGGGTATACGCAATTTAGTACAATACCAGAATATTTACCAGTAATGAATGGTTATGAATATATTAAATATAATTGGGCATATGCAAGCGCTATTGCAGAGAAATATTCTGAAGCTTGGGAAAGAATGTGGAACATCGGTAACTATAGTGGAAGTAATCCAGAAGGTATAGAGCATTATAGAAATGTTGAAAGTCGTGATTACACCAAAGAATTGTTTAACAGTGCGTTTACATATAATCATAATTTTAATATTTCTGGGGGTAGTGATAATACCAAATATCTTTTAGCGTTTAATCAGCTTGATCAAGAAGGAAACAAAGTAGCTTCTTATTTTAAAAGAACAAATGTATCTTTAAAATTAGATCAAAAATTAGGAGATAAAATTAATCTTACATTCAATACGCGATTTTCTCAAACTAGTGAAGGAGATAATGATGGTGATGGTGATGCCTATTATTTCCGTCCCATAAACTTTGACGATATCTTAGGAGATTCTGTTGTAACTAGCAACACACTTCTCGGTGATTATCAATCTCTTATATACGAAGAATATAGCCCAATTGCAGATTTATTAAACAATCAAACTGATGGAAAAAAACGTAATTTAGTAGCTAACACTGGGTTAAGTTGGGAAATAGTAAATGGACTTACAGTAAACACTGAATTAAGTTTAACTAATTCTTGGTCAGATTATAAAAAATGGGAAGGAGGTCCTAGACAATCTTTTACAGACCCAATCACAGGAGAACCAACTCAGGGTAAAGCAGAAGTTAAATTATCTCAAGGGTGGAATTATCGTTGGGCAAATACCTTAAATTATCAGGTGCAAGGTTTAGGTGATGCACATAAATTAAGTGCTTTAGCTGGCTATGAAGTAGCAGATTCTGGTGGTTTTTTCTCTGAAGTTAAGTCTGAGAGATTTCCTTTGTCATATGATGCTGAACGTGCTTGGAATAATATGCAAGGATATTTTAAAGATTCTGAGGATGGTTCAAAGTATCATTCTTATAAAACTGAAGGAAAGACACCAAGCCGTTTACAATCATTATTTGGGCGTCTTAATTATGGTTTTAATGATAAATATTTAATTACAGCTACGTTTCGTGCAGATGGTTCATCTAGATTTGCACCAACAAATCAATGGGGGTATTTCCCTGCTGGTGCTATTGCATGGCGTGCATCTGAAGAAGATTTTTTAAAAGATGTAAGTTGGCTAGACGACCTTAAAGTAAGATTCTCTTATGGTACTGTAGGTAGTGACGGTATTAATGCAGAACTATGGAAACAGAATTGGGCAGCAGGTGAAGAAAATACATTTTCAATAAACGAGAATATACAACCTATTTACGAACCAGCTACAGGACAGCTTGCTAATCCAAACTTAAAATGGGAAACAACTATTACTAGAAACCTAGGTTTTGATTATACATTATTTAATGGTAAATTAAGTGGAGCTGTAGAGTTATATAAAAATACAGTTAAAGATTTACTCATATTTATACCTACATCACCTTTCACAAGTTTCACCGATATTACTGATAATATTGGACAAACAAGTAATAAAGGTATAGAGGTGTCATTTCGTGGTGATATTATAAATTCAGAAGATTTTAATTTACGAGGAAGTTTTAATATCAACTTTAACAAAGGAAATGTTGACGAATTAAGTAGTGCTGTAGATGGAAGATATGGTAACTATTTGCTTGAAGTAGGTAGTCCTGTTGGTTTAATACGCGGATACAAAGCAGATGGTATTTATACGACATCAGATTTTGATTATAATCCTGTTAATCAAGAGTATACAATAAAGCCTGGTGTTGTTGATATTGGGGATGGCGTTATAGCTAATATCTATGGAACTATTGGTTATAAACCAGGTTCTCAAACAGCATACCCAGGAGTACAAAAATATAAAGATATAAGTGGTCCTGATGGTAGCGGTCCTGATGGAATTGTAGATATTAATGACAAAGGTATTATTGGTGATACTAATCCCATTCATACGGGAGGATTTAGCTTGAGTGGTAATTATAGAGCCTTTGACTTTGGTGCAGATTTCGCATGGAGTTATGGGAATGACATTGTTAATAGTCAACATCGTGCAGCTTATACAGGAAGTAAAGAATCAGGATTGTTTAGAAACAGAATTAAAGAATTAACAGGACACTATAAAATTTATGATGTTATAAACGGACAAATGACTAGAATAACAGAGCCAGCGGCTTTAGATGCTCTTAATGTGAATGCAACTACATATTTACCTTATGGTGAAACTGGCGTTTTTTCGGATTACTTTGTTGAAGACGGTTCTTACTTAAGATTAAATACTTTAACGTTAGGATACACACTTCCTGAAAGTGCAACCAATAAATTTGGATTGGACAGAATCCGTTTTTATGGGTCTGTTTATAATGTATTTACGTTAACGGGTTATAGTGGTTTTGATCCTGAAATAAATGTAGACGATAACGATGACGATAGTAAATCTTATCCAACACCAGGAGATGATTCTAATGCGTATCCTAGACCGCGTACGTTTACTTTCGGTGTAAATATAGAATTTTAA
- a CDS encoding LacI family DNA-binding transcriptional regulator, translated as MSKKTTIYDIAAKLNITAATVSRALNGNSKISESTRKLVNETAKEMNYEQNKLALALKSGKSFNIGVIVPRIDSNFFASVIRGIEEELHPHGYHVIICQTHDQDTVEIENINSLLNAQVDGILMSISNSKLETDEHFQKLLKKGVPLIFFDRRKEISGVSSVTIDDFKGAYTATQHLIDQGCKRIAHLSNNREIQIFKNRYLGYKQAIIDNGLEFDEAIVIETMSKVLEGRKTTKQLLAMEKPPDAIFSSSDFTALGAIEEIKAHGLKIPEDISVVGFSNEPFTRFMELSITSVDQSPIEMGRITAQVFLEEAKNSKKIKSEKQVILSPELIIRDSSLKSTIVSEK; from the coding sequence ATGAGTAAAAAAACAACTATCTATGATATTGCTGCAAAGCTTAATATAACGGCAGCTACAGTATCAAGAGCTTTAAATGGTAATTCTAAAATAAGTGAAAGTACTCGTAAATTAGTTAATGAAACCGCTAAAGAAATGAACTATGAGCAAAACAAACTTGCTCTTGCTCTTAAAAGTGGTAAAAGTTTTAACATAGGAGTTATTGTACCTCGTATAGACAGTAACTTTTTTGCTTCGGTAATACGAGGTATTGAAGAAGAACTACATCCACATGGGTATCATGTGATAATTTGTCAAACACATGACCAAGACACTGTTGAAATTGAAAATATTAATTCGTTACTAAATGCGCAAGTAGACGGAATTTTAATGTCTATTTCTAATTCAAAATTAGAAACGGATGAACACTTTCAAAAATTGTTAAAAAAAGGAGTTCCTTTAATATTTTTTGATAGAAGAAAAGAAATTTCTGGTGTTAGTTCGGTTACTATTGATGACTTTAAAGGCGCCTATACTGCTACGCAACATTTAATAGATCAAGGTTGTAAACGTATTGCGCATTTATCAAATAATCGTGAAATACAAATTTTCAAAAACAGATATTTAGGTTATAAACAAGCCATTATTGATAATGGTCTTGAATTTGACGAGGCTATTGTTATTGAAACCATGAGTAAAGTTTTAGAAGGCCGCAAAACCACTAAACAACTTTTAGCCATGGAAAAACCACCAGATGCTATATTTTCTTCTAGTGATTTTACCGCATTAGGTGCCATTGAAGAAATAAAAGCACATGGACTTAAAATACCAGAAGATATTAGTGTTGTTGGTTTTAGTAACGAGCCGTTTACTCGATTTATGGAACTTTCTATCACCTCTGTAGATCAATCACCTATAGAAATGGGTAGAATTACAGCCCAAGTGTTTTTGGAAGAGGCTAAAAATAGTAAAAAAATAAAATCTGAGAAACAGGTTATTTTATCACCAGAATTGATAATTAGAGACTCTTCATTAAAATCGACTATAGTCTCAGAAAAATAA